DNA sequence from the Candidatus Fluviicola riflensis genome:
TGGTTACATCATGCGGGTGTGACTCGCGCATTCCTGCGGAAGTGATACGAACAAACTCGGCACCTTTCAAATGATCAATCGAACCTGCTCCGCAATAACCCATTCCGGCTCTTAAACCGCCCATGATCTGGTAAACCACTTCTGATAAATTGCCTTTGTAAGGAACACGTCCTGAGATTCCTTCGGGCACCAATTTCTTGATATCGTCTTCCGCATCCTGGAAATAACGGTCTTTGGAACCTTTTTGCATGGCTTCCAATGAGCCCATTCCACGGTATGATTTGAATTTTCTTCCTTCGTAAATGATGGTTTCGCCCGGTGATTCTTCCACTCCGGCAAACATCGATCCGATCATCACCACGTCAGCTCCGGCTGCAATAGCTTTTACGATATCGCCGGTATAGCGAATTCCACCGTCTGCGATTACCGGAACTCCTGTTCCTTCCAACGCGAGAGCTACATCGTTTACAGCTGTCAATTGCGGCACACCTACTCCGGCAATAATACGGGTTGTACAAATTGATCCCGGGCCAATTCCCACTTTCACTGCATCTGCTCCGGCCTCAACCAAATATTTGGCCGCCGCTGCAGTTGCGATGTTCCCGACGATAACATCCAGTTTCGGGAACAGCGATTTTACTTCTTTCAGTTTCGTAACTACTCCTTCTGTATGTCCGTGAGCGGTATCGATCACAATCGCATCCACACCGGCTTCCACCAATGCCTGAACACGCTCAATCGTATCAGCAGTAACACCAACTGCTGCTGCTACACGCAAACGTCCGTATTGGTCTTTGCAAGATTCAGGATGCGTTTTCACTTTGATAATATCACGGTAGGTGATCAATCCGATCAGTTTATTGTTGGCATCAACCACCGGTAATTTCTCGATTTTCTTTTCCTGCAGAATATCTTCGGCAACGCTCAGGCTTGTCCCGTCTTTGGTGGTTACGAGGTTTTCAGAAGTCATTACTTCACGCACCGGACGCTGGTGATTTTTCTCGAAACGCAAATCGCGGTTGGTAACAATTCCTTTTAAGATTCGGTTGGCATCCACTACGGGAATCCCGCCAATTTTGTTTTCTTTCATCAGGAACAGTGCATCTTTCACCAATGCATCTTCCGAAAGGGTTACCGGATCGAGGATCATTCCGCTTTCGGAACGTTTTACCTTGCGCACTTGCAGGGCTTGCTCAGCGATGGTCATGTTTTTGTGAATCACACCTATTCCGCCTTGTTGAGCAAGAGCAATAGCCAGGTTTGCTTCTGTCACGGTATCCATTGCTGCCGATACGATTGGCGTATTGACTTCAATGTTACGGGTGATTTTGCTTTTTAGCTGAACGTCGCGCGGTAATACTTGTGAAAATGCCGGAACTAAGAGTACGTCGTCGTATGTAAGACCTTCTCTGACTGAATTGAGATTGGACAATGCCATGTGAACCTATTTTCTGAATAAATTCCCGCAAAACTACTCTTTTTTCTCGAGATAATATCGATTTAGCTAAAGGTTTCATTAAATAATCTGTTGGGTTGCGATGAATTGCGAACCTGTAAGAGAATTGTGAGTCATAGCCTGAATTTTGTTAAACTTCTCAAAAGAAATAGAAATCTAACTAAGAAAGTCTTAAACTTGAACCATAATAGTAGGGCATGCGTAATTTATTGACTTTAGCCGTTTCGGTTGTAGCTTGTTTTTCATTTTCTTTTGCTCAAAAAGGAGAAGACTCACTTCGGTTGATCCAACTTTCGGGAGTCGTAGTCTCGTCTGACAGCCTGGAACAAATGCCTTATGCCACGATTTTCGATAAAACCGTTGGCCGTGGAACACTCGCTGACTTTTTCGGATTCTTTTCGATTGTAGTGCAACCGGGTGATACGATCCTTTTCCGGTATTTTGGACATCACGAATCAAGTTTTATTGTACCGGACACCTTAACGGAAGATCGTTACTCAATCATTCACATGATGGTGAAAGATACATCTGTCAACTATCTTCCGCTGGTAACGGTTTATCCATGGCCTTCCAAAGCCGATTTTGCGCGTGCATTTGTTGAAATGGAACCGTATGATGATGCGTTCAGACAAGCTCAGAAAAAACTTTCGGGTGAAAGCCTTGCGTTTATTGCCTCTAAGATCGGATCGGATGGCTCGATTTCTTATGGCTATGCAATGAATCAGCAGAATACACGGCTTTACACCATGGGACAATCGCCGGTGAATAACCTGATGAACCCGTTTGCATGGGCGTCGTTTCTGCAGGCGTGGCGATCGGGGCAATTGGGGAAACAATAACACAATGTGTTATTGTGGGTTTGCGATTCATCGCGAACTATGAATAAAATCAATAAACACATTTTATTTTGTTTGCAGATTTGGCGCGGGATGTGTACCAGGTTCAACTGTAACATGTATTGCTATAGGCGCGGGATGCGTCCCGCGCCTACGACAATCCATTTTTGTACCGGGTCAATACCCGTTCGCGGGCGAATGCATGATCGACGATTGGTTGCGGGTAGGTTTCCGTTCCGAATTCAGGAATCCATTTACGGATGTATTCAAATTTCGGGTCGAATTTTTCCTGTTGTAATGTTGGATTAAACACCCGGAAATAAGGCGCGGCATCACAACCTGAACTCGCGGCCCATTGCCAGCCACCTACATTACTTGCCAATTCAAAATCCAGTAATTTTTCGGCAAAATACCGTTCGCCCCAACGCCAGTCGAGCAATAAATGTTTGGTGAGAAAACTGGCTGTAACCATGCGAACGCGATTGTGCATGTGTCCGGTGGTATTCAGTTCACGCATGCCCGCATCTACCAGCGGATAACCCGTTTTTCCTTCACACCACAACCGGAAATGCTCTTCGTGGTGTTCCCACTTGATGCGGTCGTATTCGGGTTTAAAAGCCTTTGTAACCGATTGCGGAAAATGGAAAATGATCATTTGATAGAAATCGCGCCAGATCAATTCATTGAGGAATTTTTCTCCGGTATCTTGCGCCAAACGTACCAATTCACGGATAGATATGGTCCCGAACCGGAGATGTAAACTCAGGCGTGAAGTGCCGTTTACAGAAGGAATGTCGCGCGTTTCATGGTAATTTTGAATGATTTCAACCGCAGGAATCCGACCAGGAAAAACCACCGTTTGCTGATCTGAAAACCCTAATTTTTCAAGTGAAATACTTTCAAACGATTCGGAAACCTGTAGTAAATTATCCACATACTTTTCCACCGGATAGCTTTTGATATAAAACTCCGAAAGATTTTCTTTCCACCGGCGCATGTACGGTGTAAAAACAGTATACGGTTTTCCATCAGCCTTTACCACTTCTCCTTTTTCAAAAATCACATGGTCTTTCGCGCCAACGAATTCTACCGATTGTTGCTGTAGTAATTCCGCCAATTGTTTGTCGCGCTGAAGCGCATACGGTTCGTAATCGCGGTTGGTAAAAACAGCTTGAGCATTCAGTTCCTTGACCAATTCCGGAATTTGGTCAATTGGGTTTCCCATGACAACCAGGAGATCGCTACCCAATTCCAGGTATTGTTTTTTAAGCGCATTTATTTCCCTGTGGATAAACAATACCCGCTGATCATTGCGAGGCAACTGTTCAAGAATGGTTGTGTCGAAAATAAAAACAGGCTGAACAGGAAACCCGTGTTTCAAAGCTTTAAAAAGTCCGGCATTGTCTGTAATGCGTAAATCGCGCCGGTGCCAGAAAAGCGTTGTTTTCTTCGATTCCATGTTCTGATTTGCGATCATTAAAACCGGGATTCCTAAAAAACCCGGCAAAAAGCGGAAATTTACCAGCTATGTATAATGCCGGCTGTGGCGACAATAAATCCGATCAATGTTCCGATCAATGTCATTCTGGTGCGTTTTCTGAGGTAAATAAACGAACAAAAGATCACTGAAAATGTGCCGATAATGATGCAAAGGATGCTCACCAGGCTTTGCTGTGATTCATATTTTTCGGTGAGGTAAATCGGGAATTCGTATGATTTTGTGTCAGGACTGTTAAGATCGGCCAGAAAGGGAATCACGGCAAATTGATTGTAGCAGGCAAACAACAATCCTATAATGCTGATAACAAATCCGATAGCTGATAACGATCTCACAACTGGTAGTTCATTTCCAACAAAAATAAGAAGAAAGTTGAATCAATCGCAACCGCTATGCAAACCGCCAAATATGTTTTGTGAAAATGATTGGTTTTATTTTTCTGGTCACGAATTTTGTTTCAGATAAATCAACGATTCAATCATTAAAATAAACGATTAATACTTCTTAAAATAACGTGAATTTACGTATTTCAAATGGCTCTAACTTCACTGAATTCTACTTTGCGAACACGAATACTATGAAAACATTTCTACTAGCGTGCATGCTTTTGCCTTCCGTATTTTTATACGCTCAGCGAAATGTTGATCTGGAATTGACGATGACAAGTCCACAGGATGGTGAATACATTCCACCTATGCAATCTTTCGCATTGACCATTTTAGTAACAAATGTGGGCGCTACGGACCTTTTAGCTTCCGATTCAGTTGTCTATTATATGCTTATGGACGGCGACACCATTACGTTTCAGCCTCAAAACACAAACCATTTCTTTTATACCGGAAACGAACTGCAAACTGGTGAATCATTTACTATCAACAGGCCAATGGTATTTGACGTTTCATTCAATGGTATGGATGTTGACTTGTGTGTTTTTGTAAAACCATACAGTATGGCAAATCCTGTAGCTGATAGTTTGTTGGCCAACAATACAGATTGTGTGACGATTCACGTGATGGAGGAACCGGCAGGTATCGATGAAGAAGAAACGGCTTGGGTTTCAGTATTCCCTAATCCGGCGACAGGCCAATTTACGATTGAAACCAAAGAATCTCAGCTTCAGGCTGTAAGCGCTATTGACGCGCAAGGCCGGCGTATTGAACTTGTAACAAATCCAACTAATTCCGTTGACTGTACGTTGCTTGCAAATGGAATATATCAGCTTGAAATAACAACTTCAAAAGGAATTGTCTATACAAAACTAGTAATCAATAACCCCTAAATCGTGGTGACTAGTTATCTACGCAGCTGTATGGAACTGTTCACCGCATTTCCATAACGGCTCGTATAGTGGCCCGTCCGCCTGAGGCGGACGGGCCTTTTTGTTGGATGTCAAGATTTAATGTGGGGTCGCGATTAATCGTGACCCCACATTAAATCTGAAAATTGATTTGAATGTTCATTCAGAATGATCTTAAACCAGGATGTGAATCCATCGGGATGTTGTTTCATTTCAGACAGTAAATCTTCTATTGAAATCCAGCGATAGGCCATGACTTCTTCCGGATTGGGAATTACATCGCCGTCGTATTTACCGATCAATACATGATCATATTCATGTTCGATGAGTTGGTTATCGAGCTCAACGCGGTATTCAAAAGCAAACAAACGCGAAAGTTCGGTGGTGAAGCCCATTTCTTCAAACAAACGTTTGGCACCAGCCAGTTCCAGTGATCCGGATGGTGATGGGTGCGAACAGCAGGTGTTGGTCCACAAACCGCCCGAATGGTACTTTTCAAGCGCGCGCTGCTGCAAGAGTAATTCATTGTTTTGGTTGAAAATGAAGACCGAAAAAGCCCGGTGCAGCAATCCTTTTTGGTGCGCTTCCAGTTTTTCCATCTTCCCGAGAGGCTGATCGTTCGAATCAACCAGGATTACTTCTTGCATGATTTAAAATAAATTCTGAACCTAAATTAAAATCGAACTGAGGTTTTAAATGAGGTTGAAATTATGACGAAGATAAGAAGTTAAAAACAAACGATACTTCTTATTGTCGGTAATACGAATGCGTTTATTAAGGATGATTTTCGCTTCGGTTTGTTGAATTTTGCGAAATAACTTATGATAATAGATATACGCCATATAAACTCCAAAACGTGCATCTTTCGGAAGTTGTTTGATTCCTTCGTAACCGGTTTTGAAATCGCAGATAATGTCCGTTTCTATTTCCTGTTTTACCGACATGTTAAATTCATTGAAGTCAACTCCCGGGAAGTACATGCGCCCTAAAACATGAAAATCGGAATGAATATCGCGCAAAAAATTAATTTTCTGAAACGCGGAACCCAATTTCATTGCCGGTGTTTTCAAGCGTTCGTACTCGACTTCATTTCCACGTACAAATACTTTCAGGCACATCAATCCGACTACTTCGGCCGAGCCAAAAATGTAGTCTTCGTAATCGCGCTGATGGTAGGCTTTATTGTTCAGGTCCATTTCCATGGATTGCAAAAAAGCAGTGATTAATTCTTTTGGAATCTTGTATTCGTTTACCACCCACTGAAAGCTGTTAAGGATCGGGTTCAAGGAAATGCCCTGTTCCAAAGCATCATAGGTTTGTCGCGTAAAATCGGTGAATAATTCTTCTTTATTGAAATCGTGAAATGAATCGACAATTTCATCCGCAAAGCGCACAAATCCATAGATCGCGTAAATCGGTTTCTGTAAATCTTTTGCTAAAAAGCGGATTCCCAATGAGAATGACGTGCTGTAACGCTTGGTCGTCAGCTTGCTCATTTCATGTCCCACATTATCAAAAATCGCCTTCATCGTGACTGCAAAGTTAGGTTAGTTTTTGTTGTTGAATGGCTTTTAACACTTCACGGGCAACAACTTCTCCCGAAATAATGGAAGGTGGCACTCCGGGTCCGGGAACGGTCAGTTGTCCGGTATAAAACAAATTATTCAGCTTTTTATTTTTCACTTTCGGTTTTAAAAATGCCGTTTGTTTCAGGGTATTCGCCAATCCGTATGCAATTCCTTTAAAAGCATGGTACTCTTTCTTGAAATCGTCGATGCAAAAACTGCGTTTGTAAACAATGTGTTCACTGATTGAAACGCCCGTTCGCTGTTCCAAACGTTTTATCATGAGTTGAAAATACAACTCCCTTTTTTCGGAATCGTCTTTCAAATCGGGCGCTATGGGAATGAGAAAAAAGAGATTTTCATATCCTTCAGGAGCAACCGACGGATCTGTTTTCGAAGGACAACAAAGGTAAAACAATGGCGCCGTCGGCCATTTAGGATTTGTGTAAATTTCATGCGCATGTGGTGCAAACGGTTCATCGAAAAACAGGTTGTGGTGTTGAAGGCCGTCCACTTTTTTGTTCACGCCTACATAATACAACAGCGAAGATGGCGCCATAACGCGTTTGTCCCAATACTTGTCGGAATAATTGGCATTACTGTTCAGCAAGGTTTCCGTGTGATGGTAATCAGCACCTGATACTACAAAATCATTCGCATAACGATGATCGACCGTTATCGTTTCATTTATCGCTTTATCCGTGCACACAAAACTGTTTACTTCCTGGTTTGTGATGATCTTTACTCCTTGTTCCAGCGCAATTTTCTCAAAGGCTTTGATGATTTCAAA
Encoded proteins:
- a CDS encoding IMP dehydrogenase; amino-acid sequence: MALSNLNSVREGLTYDDVLLVPAFSQVLPRDVQLKSKITRNIEVNTPIVSAAMDTVTEANLAIALAQQGGIGVIHKNMTIAEQALQVRKVKRSESGMILDPVTLSEDALVKDALFLMKENKIGGIPVVDANRILKGIVTNRDLRFEKNHQRPVREVMTSENLVTTKDGTSLSVAEDILQEKKIEKLPVVDANNKLIGLITYRDIIKVKTHPESCKDQYGRLRVAAAVGVTADTIERVQALVEAGVDAIVIDTAHGHTEGVVTKLKEVKSLFPKLDVIVGNIATAAAAKYLVEAGADAVKVGIGPGSICTTRIIAGVGVPQLTAVNDVALALEGTGVPVIADGGIRYTGDIVKAIAAGADVVMIGSMFAGVEESPGETIIYEGRKFKSYRGMGSLEAMQKGSKDRYFQDAEDDIKKLVPEGISGRVPYKGNLSEVVYQIMGGLRAGMGYCGAGSIDHLKGAEFVRITSAGMRESHPHDVTITREAPNYSLK
- a CDS encoding phytoene dehydrogenase, which gives rise to MKGKKITVIGSGIAGLSCASFLAKAGHDVTLLEKNAAIGGRARQFTTDNGFMFDMGPSWYWMPDVFEQFYQKFGYTTTDFYELKRLDPSYQVFWEDGTNDQIPASMNELEAWFERLEPGSSVNLRKFLENAAYKYETGMQDLVFKPGLSLMEFANRRVMTGLFKLQLLSSFSKYIRRYFKHPKILSLLEFPVLFLGATPEKTPALYSLMNYADLQLGTWYPMGGMFEIIKAFEKIALEQGVKIITNQEVNSFVCTDKAINETITVDHRYANDFVVSGADYHHTETLLNSNANYSDKYWDKRVMAPSSLLYYVGVNKKVDGLQHHNLFFDEPFAPHAHEIYTNPKWPTAPLFYLCCPSKTDPSVAPEGYENLFFLIPIAPDLKDDSEKRELYFQLMIKRLEQRTGVSISEHIVYKRSFCIDDFKKEYHAFKGIAYGLANTLKQTAFLKPKVKNKKLNNLFYTGQLTVPGPGVPPSIISGEVVAREVLKAIQQQKLT
- a CDS encoding isopentenyl-diphosphate delta-isomerase; the protein is MMQEVILVDSNDQPLGKMEKLEAHQKGLLHRAFSVFIFNQNNELLLQQRALEKYHSGGLWTNTCCSHPSPSGSLELAGAKRLFEEMGFTTELSRLFAFEYRVELDNQLIEHEYDHVLIGKYDGDVIPNPEEVMAYRWISIEDLLSEMKQHPDGFTSWFKIILNEHSNQFSDLMWGHD
- a CDS encoding deoxyribodipyrimidine photolyase — its product is MESKKTTLFWHRRDLRITDNAGLFKALKHGFPVQPVFIFDTTILEQLPRNDQRVLFIHREINALKKQYLELGSDLLVVMGNPIDQIPELVKELNAQAVFTNRDYEPYALQRDKQLAELLQQQSVEFVGAKDHVIFEKGEVVKADGKPYTVFTPYMRRWKENLSEFYIKSYPVEKYVDNLLQVSESFESISLEKLGFSDQQTVVFPGRIPAVEIIQNYHETRDIPSVNGTSRLSLHLRFGTISIRELVRLAQDTGEKFLNELIWRDFYQMIIFHFPQSVTKAFKPEYDRIKWEHHEEHFRLWCEGKTGYPLVDAGMRELNTTGHMHNRVRMVTASFLTKHLLLDWRWGERYFAEKLLDFELASNVGGWQWAASSGCDAAPYFRVFNPTLQQEKFDPKFEYIRKWIPEFGTETYPQPIVDHAFARERVLTRYKNGLS
- a CDS encoding phytoene synthase; the protein is MKAIFDNVGHEMSKLTTKRYSTSFSLGIRFLAKDLQKPIYAIYGFVRFADEIVDSFHDFNKEELFTDFTRQTYDALEQGISLNPILNSFQWVVNEYKIPKELITAFLQSMEMDLNNKAYHQRDYEDYIFGSAEVVGLMCLKVFVRGNEVEYERLKTPAMKLGSAFQKINFLRDIHSDFHVLGRMYFPGVDFNEFNMSVKQEIETDIICDFKTGYEGIKQLPKDARFGVYMAYIYYHKLFRKIQQTEAKIILNKRIRITDNKKYRLFLTSYLRHNFNLI